The region TTCAAAAATAATTGGTATAAGCGCAAATAATAAAATTGATATTTCTAACGCCCTTAAAAAGGGTTGTGATTATATAGGAATAGGACCAGTATTTGAAACGACAACAAAAAAGAACAAAAAACCTATAGGTATTGAAAAGATCAAAACTTTAACAAAAGATTTAAATATTCCTTGGTTTGCTATCGGAGGAATTAATTCGAATAATATTTCATATTTAAAAAGACATGGTTTTAAAAAAGTTGCCTTAGTTTCCCAATTAATGAATTCTGAACATCCTAAAGAAGACGCTATTATGATTTTAAAAGAATTGTCTTATGAAAATTAAAGTAAATGGAGAAGAAAAAAAAATAAAACTTGATCAAGACAATGCTCTACTATCTAAAGCTCTAAATTTAATGGGATATAAACCCAACACAATAGTTGTAGAGTTAAATAATTTAATTATTAATTCCATAAATTGGGAAAAAGTAAAACTTAAAGATGGGGATAATTTAGAAATCGTTTCAATAGTGGGCGGTGGTTAAAAGATAAAATTTTTCCATATTAAAAATCTTCATAATTTTTTAAGTTTAGCCTTGAAACATTTACCAAATTTTTCTTTTTTTCGTTATATATTTTTATTACTTCAATAGAAAAATGAAAGAAAAAATTCATAGTAACTCTAGGTCCCTAAAATGGGAGCAAAATGGTGAGTTAGCACACAAAGACCTTAATGAATTAATTGAAAGATTAAAAAATGTAGAAAATGAACATACATCTTCTGAGCTTTCTAGATTAGGTACAAAATCAAACATAAAAGATTAAATTTGTTACTAAGGTCTTGTCTTTATAAAAATTTGTACCAAATTAAAGTTACTGAATATATAAATAAATGCCGAAAAGATTTCCAGAATGGGTAAATACAGAAGTCGTGGTAAAAGCAATCAAAATGAGAGAAGAAGGAATGCTTTCAAAACAGCTTAGTTTATGGATAGAAAACCTGCTAGAAATAGAAAAAAAGTGAATCAATCAGGAAATACTTTTAATAATTCTCAGAGCCGCCATTGCTGCTCCGTAACCATTATCTATATTCATAACTGCAATACCTGGAGAACAACTTGACAACATACTATTTAAAGCAGTTTCCCCATCCTTACTAACCCCATAACCGACTGAGACAGGCACTGCAATTATAGGTTGTGGCAATAATCCTCCCAAAACTGTTGCCAAGGCCCCTTCCATTCCAGCACAAACTATCAATACATTATATTTATTAATTTCTTCTAACTGACTCATTAATCGATGAAGTCCTGCTACTCCAACATCTATAAAAGATTGACAATTCACTCCATATATTTCAAGAGCTAATTGTGCTTCAAGAGTTACGGCTAAATCACTTGACCCTCCTGAAATTATGGCAACTTTTTTATTTGTATTTATTTTATTCAGATTTTTCCCAATTATAAGGCAATTTGCTTCTTCATAGAATCTTGCATAATCATACAAATCCAAAAGATAATTAGCCTTTTCACTATTTATCCTAGTAATGAAAACAACCTCATTTTTACTTAATACACTTTCAGATAATCTTTTTAATTGGTCAATACTCTTGTCTTGCCCCCAAATAGCCTCAATGAGTCCAAGCCTCTCTCTTCTTTGAAAATCAAACTTGATATCAAAATTCATCTTTGCTTATCTAACTCTCCCTCATAAATTAATTTAAAAGGATTTTCTCCTACATTTAAAGCAGCTTTAACATTATCTTCAAATTTTTGTTGGACTACATTTACTTCTGACATTGGAATGCTTTTCCATAATTTTTTACTTTTCCAATTTACCAATATTAAAGCTTCTTCTTTTTCTTTATCCCAAAATAATTGTCTCCCCAAAAAACCATCTTGAGAAGATAACCATGGCTCCCATATTTCTTTTTCAGCATTCAACCATGCTTCTCTTACACCAGCAGGGACTTTAAGTCTTAATTCCTCAATGACCATTTCACCTTGATAACTATTCATAGTATGAGCTTTTAAATTGGGAACATCAGGTTGAAAAATTAAAACTACTAAGCATATTAAAACTAAACAAAATCTTTGAATTTTTTTTTTCAAATTTAAATTTAATGTCATTTTTTCTCAAGTAGTACAACTGAATGGCAACTTATACCCTCTTCTCTCCCTTCTGGACCTAATTTTTCATTGGTAGTTGCTTTAATACCAATTAAATTTTCATCAATATTTAAGATCTCAGAAATATTTTTTTTCATTTGTTTTATATAAGGCAACATTTTTGGCCTTTCAGCAACAAGAACACTATCAATATTATTTATTTCCCAACCATCTTGTCTTATCAAGTCAATTACTTTTGATAACAAAAACAAACTATCAGCATTTTTCCATTTTTCATCTGATGGGGGGAAATACTTTCCAATGTCTCCCAACGAAAGTGAACCCAATAATGCATCCATTATCGAGTGAATTAAAACATCAGCATCACTATGACCATCCAAACCTAGATTTTCGGGATGATATAAGGTTACACCTCCAATAATTAAAGCTCTATCTTCTACAAGTTTATGAATATCGTATCCATTTCCTATTCTAAATTTCATCAATTGATTATATTCTTTTATTATTCTCTTACTTTGTGGGGATTTTTTGTAGTTTTCATTTGAAATCAAGTCACTTCTTCTCTCCAATGTTCTTTCAATACTTTTTCGTCTTCTCCACGATTTAATCTCTTCATGATTACCGCTTACTAAAATATCTGGCACTTTCATATCTTTAAAGGTTAATGGCCTCGTATATTGAGGATATTCCAAAAAAGGAGAATTATGACTCTCATCCACTAAGGAGTCTGGATCACCAAGAGTTCCTGGCAATAATCTAGTCAAACCATTAATTATTGAGATAGCGGGTATTTCACCCCCAGAAAGTATGTAATCGCCTATTGATATCTCTTCATCAGCTAAACATCTAATCCTCTCATCAAATCCTTCATATTGACCACAAATAATTATTATTTGATTCAAAGTGGACCATCTCGCAAGATCTTTTTGCTTTAAGACTTTACCCTGAGGGGTCATTAACAAAGTTTTACTTTTAGGTGATTTTCTAATTGATTCATATGCTTTATAAATAGGTTCAGGTTTTAGTACCATTCCTGCCCCTCCGCCATAAGGCTTATCATCTACTTGTCTGTAAGAACCTTCACCATATTCTCTTAAATCATGTAAATTTACATTGATCAAATTCTTATCTAGAGCTCTTGTTATGACCCCTGAATTATTTATTACTTCAAAAGCTTTAGGGAACAATGTAATTACATCAAAATTAAAACTACTCATCTAGAGATCTTCCTCATAACCAAACTCAATTAACCTCGATTCTTTTTTTCTCCAATTTGGAACAACTTTCACAAACAACTCTAGATGAACTGGACCACCAATCAATTTTGACATATTTGATCTTGCTGACTGACCAATAATTTTCAACATTGAACCTTTCTTTCCAATAAGAATACCTTTTTGAGTTGATCTTTCAACAATAATAGTAGCCAAGATAGCGGTAAAACTTTTGCTATTTTTTCTTTTCATTTCCTCTATCTTTTCTATCTTTACTGCAACACTATGCGGTACTTCTTCTCTTGTATTTATTAATACCTGCTCTCTTACTAAATCAGATAATAAATTATCTAATGGCTGGTCGCATATCATCTCTTCGCTGTAAAGTTTTGGTCCTTCTGGAAGAAAATTAATTGCCATCTCGACTAATTCAGAACAACCTTCTCCTTGAGAAGCACTTACAATTTGAAAGTTTCTTGTAATTCCAAAAAATCTTCTATATTGATCTAATCGTAAATTCTTAAATGCTTTATCAACCAAATCCCACTTATTCAATGCAACAATAAATTCAGTTTTATTTGCGATTAGAAAGTTCAAAATATATTCATCTCCCCTACCAGGTTCTTCACTTGAATCAATTACAAAAATTACCATATCAACTCCATTAATTGCAGATTTTGCGTTTTTTACTAATATCTCTCCAAGTCGATGATGAGGTTTATGAACACCTGGCGTATCAACAAAAATTATTTGCCCATTGTCTTTAGTAAGTATTCCTTTTAATTTATTTCTAGTAGTTTGCGCTATTGGAGAAGTAATTGTTATTTTTTCTCCAATCAATTTATTTATTAAAGTAGATTTACCGACGTTTGGCCTTCCTAGTAAAGTTACAAACCCAGATCTATAATTAGCCAAAGACTTTTAATGCATCAATAATAAAATTCTGATCAAAAATGAAAAAAAAAACCATAAATTTAAAAAAAGCTTCTTTCACGCAAGCAATAAACATATCCGCACAATGGTGCAAAGAGTGGGGTGAAGATTTACTTAGCGAGGAGGTTTTAGCAGATAG is a window of Prochlorococcus marinus XMU1419 DNA encoding:
- the thiS gene encoding sulfur carrier protein ThiS, which codes for MKIKVNGEEKKIKLDQDNALLSKALNLMGYKPNTIVVELNNLIINSINWEKVKLKDGDNLEIVSIVGGG
- the larB gene encoding nickel pincer cofactor biosynthesis protein LarB, with protein sequence MNFDIKFDFQRRERLGLIEAIWGQDKSIDQLKRLSESVLSKNEVVFITRINSEKANYLLDLYDYARFYEEANCLIIGKNLNKINTNKKVAIISGGSSDLAVTLEAQLALEIYGVNCQSFIDVGVAGLHRLMSQLEEINKYNVLIVCAGMEGALATVLGGLLPQPIIAVPVSVGYGVSKDGETALNSMLSSCSPGIAVMNIDNGYGAAMAALRIIKSIS
- a CDS encoding TIGR03792 family protein, with the translated sequence MTLNLNLKKKIQRFCLVLICLVVLIFQPDVPNLKAHTMNSYQGEMVIEELRLKVPAGVREAWLNAEKEIWEPWLSSQDGFLGRQLFWDKEKEEALILVNWKSKKLWKSIPMSEVNVVQQKFEDNVKAALNVGENPFKLIYEGELDKQR
- the trmD gene encoding tRNA (guanosine(37)-N1)-methyltransferase TrmD, translated to MSSFNFDVITLFPKAFEVINNSGVITRALDKNLINVNLHDLREYGEGSYRQVDDKPYGGGAGMVLKPEPIYKAYESIRKSPKSKTLLMTPQGKVLKQKDLARWSTLNQIIIICGQYEGFDERIRCLADEEISIGDYILSGGEIPAISIINGLTRLLPGTLGDPDSLVDESHNSPFLEYPQYTRPLTFKDMKVPDILVSGNHEEIKSWRRRKSIERTLERRSDLISNENYKKSPQSKRIIKEYNQLMKFRIGNGYDIHKLVEDRALIIGGVTLYHPENLGLDGHSDADVLIHSIMDALLGSLSLGDIGKYFPPSDEKWKNADSLFLLSKVIDLIRQDGWEINNIDSVLVAERPKMLPYIKQMKKNISEILNIDENLIGIKATTNEKLGPEGREEGISCHSVVLLEKK
- the era gene encoding GTPase Era — translated: MANYRSGFVTLLGRPNVGKSTLINKLIGEKITITSPIAQTTRNKLKGILTKDNGQIIFVDTPGVHKPHHRLGEILVKNAKSAINGVDMVIFVIDSSEEPGRGDEYILNFLIANKTEFIVALNKWDLVDKAFKNLRLDQYRRFFGITRNFQIVSASQGEGCSELVEMAINFLPEGPKLYSEEMICDQPLDNLLSDLVREQVLINTREEVPHSVAVKIEKIEEMKRKNSKSFTAILATIIVERSTQKGILIGKKGSMLKIIGQSARSNMSKLIGGPVHLELFVKVVPNWRKKESRLIEFGYEEDL